A region from the Fundulus heteroclitus isolate FHET01 chromosome 22, MU-UCD_Fhet_4.1, whole genome shotgun sequence genome encodes:
- the LOC105924680 gene encoding potassium voltage-gated channel subfamily G member 3-like, whose amino-acid sequence MKFGSRLCTLNVGGRRFSLPAELMKRLPLSRLSRLHGCGSERELLELCDDYDRERNEFFFDRHSEAFSFIMLYVQHGKLRFLPHMCELSFYNEMLYWGLESSDLQPCCQRRLDDRLSDCFVHFFPEEERRGLEQRRSRWLEVLRRTFEEPASSLLAQVLASVSVLFVAISIGMLCASTLPDWKAAGSLDQHRTIEAVCIGWFTAECLVRFLVSQDKCEFVRRPLNIIDLLAILPYYVSVTVTMMTGENSQLQRAGVMLRVLRMMRIFWVIKLARHFLGLQTLGLTLRRCYREMVMLLVFICVAMAIFSALAQLLEHGLDLEAGNQDYASIPAACWWVVISMTTVGYGDMYPVTVAGRILGGLCVVSGIVLLALPITFIYHSFVQCYHELQVRSTRCNHRLSEELAN is encoded by the exons ATGAAGTTTGGCAGCCGGCTCTGCACGCTGAACGTGGGGGGCCGCAGGTTCTCCTTGCCAGCAGAGCTGATGAAGCGCCTTCCTCTCAGCCGCCTGAGTCGGCTGCACGGCTGCGGCTCAGAGCGggagctgctggagctctgCGACGACTACGACCGCGAGAGAAACGAGTTCTTCTTCGACCGCCACTCGGAGGCCTTCAGCTTCATCATGCTGTACGTCCAGCACGGCAAGCTGCGCTTCCTGCCACACATGTGTGAGCTCTCCTTCTACAACGAGATGTTGTACTGGGGCCTGGAGAGCTCCGACCTGCAGCCCTGCTGCCAGCGCCGCCTGGACGACCGCCTGTCCGACTGCTTCGTCCACTTCTTCCCCGAGGAGGAGCGGCGAGGCCTGGAGCAGCGCCGGAGCCGCTGGCTGGAGGTGCTGAGGAGGACCTTTGAGGAGCCCGCCTCCTCCCTGCTGGCCCAGGTCCTGGCCTCTGTGTCCGTCCTCTTTGTGGCCATCTCCATCGGAATGCTGTGTGCCAGCACCTTACCGGACTGGAAGGCCGCAGGGAGCCTGGACCAGCACAG GACCATAGAGGCAGTCTGCATCGGTTGGTTCACCGCTGAGTGTCTGGTCCGCTTCCTGGTGTCCCAGGATAAATGTGAGTTTGTCCGCCGTCCGCTGAACATCATCGACCTGCTGGCCATCCTGCCCTACTACGTCTCTGTTACGGTGACGATGATGACGGGCGAGAACTCGCAGCTGCAGCGGGCCGGGGTCATGCTGCGCGTCCTGCGGATGATGCGGATCTTCTGGGTGATAAAGCTGGCCCGTCACTTCCTGGGCCTCCAGACGCTGGGCCTCACGCTGCGCCGCTGCTACCGTGAGATGGTCATGCTTCTCGTCTTCATCTGCGTGGCCATGGCGATCTTCAGCGCCTTGGCCCAGCTGCTGGAGCACGGTCTGGACCTGGAAGCCGGAAACCAGGACTACGCCAGCATCCCGGCAGCCTGCTGGTGGGTGGTCATCTCCATGACGACGGTGGGATACGGGGACATGTACCCGGTGACGGTGGCGGGCAGGATTCTGGGCGGGCTGTGTGTGGTGAGCGGCATCGTGCTTCTAGCGCTGCCCATCACCTTCATCTACCACAGCTTCGTCCAGTGTTACCACGAGCTGCAGGTGCGCTCCACCCGCTGCAACCACAGGCTGTCAGAAGAACTCGCCAACTGA